ATCAAGCTTGTTTAAGTACCATTCAAGACGGAATTCCCGTGCAACCTATCCAAGTTTGTCCTAATCCGAATGAATACCTTTTTTGGGATAATATTCATCCCACCACCCGCAGTCATCAATTAATCGGTCAATTGGCACTGAAAGCCTTAGGAATTCCCGAACCTAGTAGCACTTGGGGATTATTGGGTTTAGGCTTAATTGCTGCGGGATTGAGTTTAATTAAAAAACGTTAGTTAGGATTAAATAAATTAGGCAGAATCCTCGGAATACTTGTCTTAATTTTCCTATTTTATCCTAGTTTCAGCGTTTCTCGTCAAGGTGAAGTATAAATAAAAATTTGCCCCAGTAAGGATTTCAGTCGCAAAAACGCAGCTCATCTAGGGGAGAAACGCTTTATTCTGCCAGATTTTTATAGTTTTGTCAGCCCTAACAATAATCAAATATTTCTCATCGGCACTAATTACTAAAGATAGCAGTTTGTCTGTGGGTTGATCAAGGGTTCCTAATTCCTCTTTGCTTGTTAAATCTCAAAACTTAATTGTTTGCTACGAAAGCTTGTTTAGAGGATAAACCCAGAATTTCCTAATATTAACGATGACTATTCATAAACACAGGTAAAGACGATCTGACTTGAGAATTTCCAAAATTAATCAAAAAATAGACTCGATCGACCCCAAATAACGCACAATAAAAAAGGAAATGTCAAAGGAGAATCGCAAATGTTGCCCTATATCCTAGCGGTCGTTGTGGGATTGAGTAGTCTGTACCTCCTCACCACCGCTTTTATCGCCCCCGATCGCCACCGTCAAGATGATTTTCTCTGGAGTGCGGTAGGATTATTCTATGCTCTTGTCCTCTGGTTGTGCGCGGGAAGGATTACAGGCGCTATCCTCCTCGGACAAGCTGCCGCAGCCATTTTATTTATTGCTTTCGCTTGGCAAACTCTCAAACTCAGACAAGCACTTTTTTATCCCGACAAACCGGTTAAATTATTTACTATTGTCGGTTGGTTAGGCAATCGTCTGGGGAAAGTTACTTCCTCTCAATCCCCCAAAACTAAAGCTAAAGCTGAGAAAGTAGCAGCAAAAGTCAAAGAAACGGTTAAAGAAACGGTTGCCCCCGTTGCCGAAACAGCGGCAGCTATCGGGGAAACTACTACAGAATCGGTCACAGAAATTGGGGAAAAAGCTCAAGAAACGGTTGCCCCCGTTGCCGAAAAAGCGGCAGCTATCGGGGAAACTATTACAGAATCAGTGACAGAAATTGGGGAAAAAGCCGCAGAAATTATTGATGATGGGGAAACTTTCGATGATTTCGATGATTTCGATGATTTTGATTTGGCAACGGAAGAGATCAACTCTTCCGAAAATGCCCCAGAAATTCCCCCGACTGAACCTGTCGCAACTGTTGACGTCGAAACTATTGCTGTTAGCGAAACGGTGATTATTGAAGTTACCGAGGAAGATTTGCCCCCAGAAGAAACTATCGAAAAAGATACTCCCCCAGAAACTCGCTCGCCAAGCGCAGAAAATCCCCCCCCATCGGATTAAAAGTTAAGATTATTTAGCGGGTGGGTTAGGCAATAATTACCGAAGAAATTAACTAATTAATTTAACCTTTGCCCCCCCACCCAGTCAAACCAAGTTGACAATATGACTCGAAGAATTAATTTAATTCGATGGTTTTATTTTCCTAGTACACAGGG
This Microcystis wesenbergii NRERC-220 DNA region includes the following protein-coding sequences:
- a CDS encoding Ycf66 family protein; translated protein: MLPYILAVVVGLSSLYLLTTAFIAPDRHRQDDFLWSAVGLFYALVLWLCAGRITGAILLGQAAAAILFIAFAWQTLKLRQALFYPDKPVKLFTIVGWLGNRLGKVTSSQSPKTKAKAEKVAAKVKETVKETVAPVAETAAAIGETTTESVTEIGEKAQETVAPVAEKAAAIGETITESVTEIGEKAAEIIDDGETFDDFDDFDDFDLATEEINSSENAPEIPPTEPVATVDVETIAVSETVIIEVTEEDLPPEETIEKDTPPETRSPSAENPPPSD